Proteins encoded in a region of the uncultured Paludibaculum sp. genome:
- a CDS encoding ABC transporter ATP-binding protein, whose product MQDPIVVFDDVRFGYGRAEVLHGISFTVDRGTIMGMLGPNGAGKSTCIKLIAGILTAGLGAVRVDGLPLPERAVDVKQRIGYVPESAMLFESLTGQEFLELSGRLHGVEEPLLQSRISAILETFSLTTEAGDRLNAYSKGMRQKILIAAALLHNPDLLLLDEPLSGLDVNAAILIKDLLAALAAAGNTILYSSHVLDVVEKICDRVMIIHQGNLIANDTPEALRESTSQATLEQVFRQLTHSVDTDPGVARIVDALRP is encoded by the coding sequence TTGCAGGATCCGATTGTCGTATTTGACGATGTCCGGTTCGGTTACGGCCGGGCCGAAGTGCTGCACGGGATCTCATTTACCGTGGATCGCGGCACCATCATGGGGATGCTCGGACCCAATGGAGCGGGCAAGAGCACCTGCATCAAGCTGATCGCGGGCATTCTCACGGCGGGCCTGGGCGCCGTGCGGGTGGATGGACTGCCGCTGCCCGAGCGCGCGGTGGACGTGAAACAGCGCATCGGCTATGTGCCGGAGTCCGCCATGCTGTTCGAGTCGCTCACGGGCCAGGAATTCCTGGAGCTTTCAGGCCGTCTGCATGGTGTCGAGGAGCCGCTGCTGCAGTCGAGGATCTCCGCAATTCTCGAAACATTCTCTTTGACAACCGAAGCGGGCGACCGCCTGAACGCCTACTCCAAAGGCATGCGTCAGAAAATTCTGATCGCGGCCGCGCTGCTGCACAATCCGGATCTGCTGCTGCTGGACGAACCGCTCTCCGGCCTGGACGTCAACGCCGCGATCCTCATCAAGGACCTGCTCGCCGCCCTGGCCGCGGCTGGTAACACCATCCTCTACAGCTCGCATGTGCTCGATGTGGTGGAGAAGATCTGCGACCGGGTGATGATCATTCACCAGGGCAACCTGATCGCCAATGACACACCGGAAGCGTTGCGCGAGTCCACCAGCCAGGCAACGCTGGAGCAGGTTTTCCGCCAGTTGACCCACTCGGTGGATACGGATCCCGGAGTCGCGCGCATCGTCGACGCGCTCAGGCCATGA
- a CDS encoding prolyl oligopeptidase family serine peptidase: MRFWLVFLSALCVVAQNKPPASAVHPVTENLHGTAVTDPYRWLENQESPETRAWIDAQMKYTRAALDPLPQRARWKARLTELHRTETTGLPRERGGKYFFEKRGANENRAAICVRRSLDGPDEVLVDPAAVSKDETVSIDLLDVTPDGKLLAFGVRKGGADEFEVLMLNVDSKQPLPDHLPPMHYINVLLVPDHSGLYFTDLDPGKGPRAFFRPLGRETIEPKQIFGQGFGAEYILEVNLSDDGRFLTLNMVQGSAGNRTEVWLMDRLKGGRPQPIVRDLDARTYGFVSGGRLFLITNWQAPRSRVFVVSPEQPQRFFWKLIVPEASWNLESLDVAGERLLVSYTRNASSMVMVLESDGRYAGEAELPGLGALGGVSGHWGSKEFFVGYESFTTPAMVLQFDAKNLARTTWYRNPVPVDSNGFESEQIWFSSKDGTRVPMFVVHKKGLRLDGTNPALLTGYGGFNVSVTPYFWSAGVAWMEQGGILVSANLRGGAEFGEEWHRAGMLAQKQHVFDDFIAAAEELIRRKYTSPGKLAILGGSNGGLLVGAAMVQRPELFRAVVCEVPLLDMLRYQKFLVAGLWVPEYGSSDDPRQFEYLLRYSPYQNVKDGVKYPAVLFVTGDSDTRVAPLHARKMTARVQAATSSGLPVLLLYDTKTGHSGGKPVTQIIEDETDTFSFLAWQLGM; this comes from the coding sequence ATGAGATTCTGGCTCGTGTTCCTTAGCGCGCTCTGCGTCGTGGCCCAGAACAAGCCCCCGGCCAGCGCTGTTCACCCGGTCACCGAGAATTTGCACGGCACAGCCGTGACCGATCCGTACCGCTGGCTGGAAAACCAGGAAAGTCCGGAGACGCGCGCCTGGATCGACGCTCAGATGAAGTACACGCGGGCCGCTCTCGATCCACTGCCGCAGAGGGCGCGGTGGAAGGCCCGGCTCACCGAATTGCACCGCACGGAAACCACCGGCCTGCCTCGCGAACGGGGCGGGAAGTACTTCTTCGAAAAGCGCGGCGCCAATGAGAACCGGGCCGCCATCTGCGTCCGCCGGTCGCTGGACGGGCCGGATGAGGTCCTGGTCGACCCCGCCGCTGTCTCCAAGGATGAGACGGTGAGCATCGACCTGCTGGACGTCACGCCGGACGGCAAATTACTCGCCTTTGGCGTGCGAAAGGGCGGAGCGGACGAGTTTGAAGTGCTGATGTTGAACGTAGACAGCAAGCAGCCTCTGCCGGACCACCTGCCCCCGATGCACTACATCAACGTGCTTCTGGTGCCTGATCATTCCGGGCTCTACTTCACAGACCTGGATCCCGGCAAAGGTCCGCGGGCGTTCTTCCGCCCCCTGGGTCGCGAAACCATCGAGCCGAAGCAGATCTTCGGCCAGGGCTTCGGCGCGGAGTACATCCTGGAAGTGAATCTGTCGGACGATGGCCGCTTCCTGACGCTGAACATGGTGCAGGGTTCCGCCGGCAACCGGACCGAGGTGTGGCTGATGGACCGCCTGAAGGGTGGAAGGCCGCAGCCCATCGTGAGAGACCTCGACGCCCGCACCTACGGCTTCGTCAGCGGCGGCCGTCTCTTTCTCATCACGAACTGGCAGGCGCCCCGGAGCAGGGTGTTCGTCGTGAGTCCGGAACAGCCCCAGCGGTTCTTCTGGAAACTGATCGTGCCGGAAGCGTCGTGGAATCTCGAAAGCCTGGACGTGGCGGGAGAGCGCCTGCTGGTGTCGTATACACGCAATGCGAGCTCGATGGTGATGGTGCTGGAGTCGGACGGCCGCTACGCCGGAGAAGCGGAACTGCCGGGCCTGGGGGCATTGGGTGGCGTCTCGGGCCACTGGGGCTCGAAGGAGTTCTTTGTGGGTTACGAGTCGTTCACCACGCCAGCCATGGTCCTGCAGTTTGACGCGAAGAATCTGGCGCGCACCACCTGGTACCGCAATCCGGTGCCCGTGGACAGCAATGGCTTCGAATCGGAGCAAATCTGGTTCTCGTCCAAGGACGGCACCCGGGTGCCGATGTTTGTCGTCCACAAGAAGGGTCTGCGGCTGGACGGAACGAACCCGGCGCTGTTGACCGGCTATGGCGGTTTCAATGTGAGCGTTACGCCCTACTTCTGGTCGGCCGGCGTTGCCTGGATGGAGCAGGGCGGGATTCTGGTGAGCGCGAATCTGAGGGGCGGAGCCGAGTTCGGCGAAGAGTGGCACCGGGCCGGCATGCTGGCGCAGAAACAGCACGTCTTCGACGACTTCATCGCCGCCGCCGAGGAGTTGATCCGCCGGAAGTACACCAGCCCGGGCAAACTGGCCATCCTGGGCGGTTCCAACGGCGGCCTGCTGGTGGGCGCCGCCATGGTGCAGCGGCCGGAACTCTTTCGCGCCGTGGTATGCGAGGTGCCGCTGCTCGACATGCTGCGCTATCAGAAGTTCCTGGTCGCCGGACTGTGGGTGCCGGAGTACGGCTCATCCGACGACCCGCGCCAGTTTGAATACCTGCTTCGCTATTCGCCCTACCAGAATGTGAAGGACGGAGTGAAGTATCCGGCCGTCCTCTTCGTCACCGGCGATTCGGATACTCGCGTGGCTCCGCTGCATGCCAGGAAGATGACCGCGCGCGTCCAGGCCGCGACCTCCTCCGGGCTGCCGGTGCTGCTGCTCTACGACACAAAGACCGGCCACTCCGGCGGGAAGCCGGTGACCCAGATCATCGAGGACGAAACCGACACCTTCTCCTTCCTGGCGTGGCAATTGGGCATGTAA